The window TCCACCGCGGCCTGTACCTCGTGAACCTGCGGATCGATGAAACTCCACACCCGGATGGCGGACTCCGCACCGTGCGGCAGCGCGAGGCCGACCTCGATCAGATGACCGATCCGCCGGCGTGGGTCGGCTTCGGACTGCACCGCCTCGACGACGCGGACCGTCAGGCCCTCGTGCCAGTGCGCCACCAGCTGGCCTGTGTAGGAGCCCCAGTTCGCGAAGTAGTGATAGAACGAGCCGGTCGTGACGCCGAGCCTTTGGCAGACCGTTGCCAGCTTGAGTCCGCCGTAGCCACGATCGGAGAGCACCTCCAGCCCGGCCTCGAAGAACGCCTCCCGCGATGACACTGCCCCCATACCGAAAAACCTTAGTTCGACGGCGCGCTATGGGGAGTCCGCAACGTCCGATCACGAGGGATTCGGGCGCCAGGAAGTCAGGCTGTGAGTTTGCTGGAGGGGTCGAGGCGCGCGGCGTCGACCAGGAGCGTGCGGGAAGGCAGGTTGACGTGTGGCACAATTTCAACGTGCCGTATACGGCTAGTAGAGGTCCAGGACGCCCTCCCGCAGCGAAAGCCGCTGAAACTCGGGAGCGCATCCTGCGTGCCGCGCGCGAGGTATTCAGCGAACTCGGTTACGACGCGGCCACGTTCCAGGCGATTGCCATACGGGCCGATCTCACGCGCCCCGCGATCAATCACTACTTCGCGAGCAAAGGCGTTCTGTGGGCCGAAGTGGTCGAGCAGACCAACGCCACCATCGTCAGCGAAGCGATCGCACGGGCGCACGAGCACACGAGCCTCGTCGAACGTCTGTCCGCGTTTCTGACGGTGGCCACTCAGGCGGAGTCGGACGACCGCTCCGCCGCGGCCTTCCTGGTCACGTCCGTGCTGGAGTCCCAGCGGCACCCAGAACTCATCAACGATGAGCACGACTCGTTGAAGAACTCGCGCAGGTTCGTGTCGGCGGCGGTCAGCGATGCGATCGAGCGCGGTGAATTGAGCGCCGACACGGACGTCACGCACCTGGTGGAGATGCTCGTCGCGGTGGTCTGGGGGATGGGCTTCTACGCCGGATTCGTCGGTGACCGAAGCGATCTGAGCGCTGTCGTGCACAAGCTGGAGCTGCTGCTGGCCGGCAAGCTCTGGAACG is drawn from Mycolicibacterium gilvum and contains these coding sequences:
- a CDS encoding TetR/AcrR family transcriptional regulator, which encodes MPYTASRGPGRPPAAKAAETRERILRAAREVFSELGYDAATFQAIAIRADLTRPAINHYFASKGVLWAEVVEQTNATIVSEAIARAHEHTSLVERLSAFLTVATQAESDDRSAAAFLVTSVLESQRHPELINDEHDSLKNSRRFVSAAVSDAIERGELSADTDVTHLVEMLVAVVWGMGFYAGFVGDRSDLSAVVHKLELLLAGKLWNVAD
- a CDS encoding TetR/AcrR family transcriptional regulator, whose translation is MGAVSSREAFFEAGLEVLSDRGYGGLKLATVCQRLGVTTGSFYHYFANWGSYTGQLVAHWHEGLTVRVVEAVQSEADPRRRIGHLIEVGLALPHGAESAIRVWSFIDPQVHEVQAAVDRQRFDVLYDSAIQILDSPRQAELFAAWAVYLLVGYEQAILPRDISSLRWIVSQLLEALDSGRFDSVPPMSEMLL